DNA sequence from the Mangifera indica cultivar Alphonso chromosome 18, CATAS_Mindica_2.1, whole genome shotgun sequence genome:
TACAAACCTGTTTGACCGAAGTTCATCCCAATTCATAGTCCCAACTTTAGTTTAATCCATCACTTGAACTAGCCTTTAGTTATTGGTTTGACCAAATGTCACGTAATGAAGTTATAGATTAGTGTTTTGGATAGGTGATACACTCCATGATGAAGGTTGGATGCGATCCGGATTAGTTTGAACTTGACTTGCAACCTAGACCAACCGAGTTGAATTCAAACGTGTTTCAATTGAAACTTGATATGTATATGAACTAATGATTTGACTAGTTTTCATAAATGAAATACACATAAACCAAAGATTGACTAGTTTTTATCATTGAGTCAATTCAACTTGTATTGAGTCCATAAGAAATTTCATCTTTTGGGTCTCAAGCTAATCCTTTtcgatttaagttgaaattgaactaattcttatttaaacttgatttgaattaaattcaattttaattcaaaccAATTATAGGAAGGTAACTGGAAGTGTGTAGTTTGTTACAATAGGATGCAAAGTTAACAAGAattcatattctttttatttttctacgaTCTATTTTTGTGGAAGTTACCATTCTCCATCTTTCTTCAGAAAATAAAGATCCATGGTTGAGTCTTGATCAGCTGACGGATTAAAATCCAAGAGGTACTAAGCTTTCATTAAGTTATTGGCTCGATAAGGAACCCACCATAAAAACCTAACCGGTGGcgtttattaaacaataaaactatatgtataaataacaaatataattttatacacaaataataacatatcataatataattgaatattattttatctataatttgaaataaactcaattatatgatgatatatcattatatgtatataaaattatatacattatttttgCATATAACACTACTCTTTATTAAAAAACGAAAAAGTTCATTATTCAATTTGGGTGCGAGCATTGTAGCATATAAGACTTAATTTGAccttaattaaatttgaacaaaacctAACTCAAAATCAATTCTAGCTCTATAGAATCCATTtgagttttgttaatttgagactcaaactcaactcatttatgaaaattcatttattctttagctcaaattcaaccAATTTGATTTAGGTTTGCATTCGAAATTGAGCAGCTAGTACATTAGTAGCATATCccaaagcaataaaattatatatacttacagtgaacatataaataaatatatatttgatgtgtattattatgtaattaaataattttaaattaaagataatataacacttaatcatgtaataatacgtaaaaatatatattcaaaatagatacgtataatattactcatctCAAAAACATAATGCTGGCTTTTCAACCGAACCGATATAATCCATCAGCCATCATTTATCCCGTCAGCCATCATTCATCCGGGTTTTGTAGAGATATTAATGGCCATGCCCAGTTTTGATACAAGCCCAATCAAAATTTGTGTTAGGGTTTATGGGCTCAAAATTATCCCGGGTATCTacttaaatcatatataaatacgtataatattactcatctCAAAAACATAATGCTGGCTTTTCAACCGAACCGATATAATCCGTCAGCCATCATTTATCCAGGTTTTGTAGAGATATTAATGGCCATACCCAGTTTTGATACAAGCCCAATCAAAATTTGTGTTAGGCTTTATGGGCTCAAAATTATCCCGGGTATCTACTTAAATCATATACAAATAGATCAGAAGGAGAACAAACTAAAACACCCCGACTATGAGATTACCCCAAGATCGCCTTTGGCATCTAGGGGTCACAGACCAACCATAGAACCCTCATATATAAACGGACAGCATTAGCTGTCCATTCTCAGATTGGGCAGTTCAGGATTACTCATTCTTAAAAATCGGTTGTTGAGAAAGAAGCAATTACTCATTCTTACGACCAGTATTCTTAAGACCAAAGAGTCAGGGCGGAAAAGAGGGGAAACATATTTTAGACTGTTGGGAATTGCATTACAAGATATTGATCTCAGAAACAGTCAAATACACAACTATTTAGACTAATTATTTGTAAAGAGCTTGCATCTAACAGCCAAAAGTAAAGttaaaatagaattgaatgAAAGTAGTATGAAGCATAAAATTGTATAGAAACAGAAATGCTTCAAAAACAAGAGGTGGAAGAGCAAGCCTCTGAAAAGTTTCAAAGGTTGCTAAGTAGATTTTGGTGCAGAAATTGGGACATGACTAATGATCAAGGGGGGATGTAGAGCTCGATGATTGGCTAACTTCTCTTTGCGAGCCTTGTACATCTCTTCGGTCTCAATTACAACCAACCTTTTTACCTGTGCAACGACATCAAAAACAGATAAAAGAGAACAAGAAGATAGCAAAATCTTCtggataggaaaaaaaaaaattcaatcaaagttTGTTCTATACCTGTTGAAGCATTCCCCTGAGACTAGGAGTGTTCCTCTGTACAACAGTGCGGTTGGATTTGCGAAGGCGTAATGCCTCTAAGGTGCGCCGGTGAAGCCTCCTTGTGCCGGGCAGCCCTCTCACAAGTGTTATATATAGTCTAGAGCTCCATTCAATTGGAACACAAGCTTTGAAAGCTTTGAAAGCATCCATTTCTTTCTTGTTTCACTGAAACTCCTACAGACATCAAAACCATGAACATTGCTGCGAATAGATTTCAAgcgaaaatagaaaaaactatGAAGTACATATACAAGTATACATGACTAATCAAGTCAATCACTAGAATTAAAAAAGACAATTCAGAGCTAGTCCTTAACCCAACTTTATTTTGCTAATAAATATGGAGGCAAGTGcaacaaacacaaaaattatgtaatttccTGTCATTACTTATCACCCAATTACCATAGAACACATACAAactacaaaaagaaattaaatagaGCCATTCGAGCTATTGAGGAACGCAAAGAACATATGTAGCAAAGTGCACAAATACTTCAAAGAAGAACACAAGATCTACGTGGAAAACTCAATATGAGAAAAACCTTGagcaaaaaatgaagaaattttcaCTATGAATGAAGAAGATTACAAGAcgaaaaaaagattttttgttcACTCTCTGGCTTCTTAATTATAGCTTACTCTATTTTTTGACACACGTTCATTTTACATATACTTTAATACAATTTCTACATGAAAACTTTGTCTAACAAATACTTAACATGTGTTCTCGCAGGTTGTAAGTTCACAATAGGTTGCACTTGTTCTGCATGCAAGTCGTAAGCTCCTATTCTACCCGTTAGCCTACACACCCCATATGAGATTAGTGGTGGGCTACGAGATTAAGCCTATCAGTCTAATCTCTCCCCTACCACCACAAATCTTCTTGAAAATCCACATCCAAAATCCACACTTCCTTAATTCAGATAACCCCCTTGTAGAATATACATCACAAACTCAAAAACACTTCAACAACCAGATGGCAACTAAAGCTAAAGGAACAAGGAAATTGTAATCAACACACCATGCACACAAAAAGCATCAATAATGCACTGCAATCTGCAAATACAAAACCTGCAAAAATACTGAGCAAGGatgcaacaaaattaaaactataaggGGAAGCTCAGGCCCTGTATCAATGAGCATAAAACTAGTAATAACATGAATCAAAAGAATAAATCATTTGACTTGTACTGCTTCAAGCAAAAGTTTCAATATTAGTCCATGatcttttatatacaaattggTTCGCCaagttaaaatttcaatatcagTACGCAATCACTTACATCCAAACTGAAGCGCCCGAAAATACAATCTTAAAGGgtataatttaaaccaaatgaaACTTACATTACACGGCCTTTGAACTGAGTAATATAGAAGctataatcaaattaaactgtAACGGTAGAAAGCTATCATCTAAAACTAATTTAAGACGAGGAGAGCGAATAAAAAACGAAGGATATGAACATGAACTTACTAGAAGAGTTATAGTTTGGCCAGTTTTTGACGGAAAATGAAGGGCGTGGCGGTGGCGACGGCAGCAGCTGTCGGTAGTTTGCGTTGGATGAGAAGCAGGCGGCGAAGAAGAGAAGAGGGGTTTTAGAGTTTCTATTGGGCTCTTGATGGACTGATTTTTGTACGGGCCGAAGATGGGCTAAAACAGGCCCAATTTTTGACCCgaagaaaattattatgatgCATGATATTAGAAGTGGATTTAGGTAGAATTGGGCTGAAAAAGAGTTTGTTCGAGATCGAGTTTAACCCGttcaaattattgaataaaaggaaaaataatctCTAGTGAGACAAACTTTAATGCTCAAATTCAGCTCATTTgagctaaaatttttaaacaaacgAAGAAAACATTGATGAAATTTTGAAGATTGAAGTCAGAATGATCACCTTTATAGAAATTCAGTTCAAAAATAGtgaacaaaaaatttactttaattatcttattttttttcgtTTGGCTAGAAAATGGTTAATCTTTTTAATTAGTTCAGTTTTCGTTTAAAGTTTtatctaaacttaaattttgattaaaaaaatgatcaaatcGAAATTCAATTAAAAGAGTGATAAAACTAGTTCAATTAACTAGTTTTGAACAACCATAAATTTATGTCACAAGTCTTCATCCactcatatattattttcaacatgATAACAGAATTGTATATCGTATCAcgtattgaaaatttaatttttcgtTTCATGTATCGTGTTATAGTATAAAATACCACTTAAAAAACCtctaattgttatattaatatgttgaaaaatatcataaatattcattaaaaattataaaacttattaGACATACTCACACTACATCATCACTTCTAAAAATATGAatctatattgataatatgtattatattgtataatccATATCGTGTATCGTAAGATTCTCGTATCGATTATTTGGAGTGATTTAAGCGGAGGACGATatgtgaaaaacaaaattaacgGAACTTTATTGTgacttattaatattttagaggttaatatgatattattctgCACGATTAATAACGAAAGACAAACAGTTTGACCGAGTATCAACTCGTCTTCTTTGTAAACTGAACTTCACTCACTGCCGTCTGCAACAACTGTTTGGCTCTTCGCGAATGGAGCCAAAAGCAGATGGTGCTGACGTGTCTCAAATTCTCAGGGAACTCGAAACCCTATAGTCTGCTAAGAACGACATTGAGCATCGACTTTCCATTCTCGAAGCTCAGCTTCGCGAGAAAAACAATGCTGTCAATAGCAGTTCTTGTCCTTCAATCTCCACCGTTGATTCCAATGGCTTATCACCGGACATGATCCACCGTTACAGTCGCCACCTCTTGCTTCCTTCCTTTGGAGTTCAAGgtcttatttttcaatttatgtcTTCAAATTTCTATCTTCTTATGATGTTTTTgcttgagtttgaaaatttttatttgtttaattttggttACAAGGCAGTCAAATTTATTGAAGTCTTTAATTCTAGTTGTCGGTGCTGGTGGGTTGGGCTCACCGGCTCTGCTCTATCTTGCAGCTTGTGGGGTTGGtaagaagaaaattttgttgGGAACTTACAGACTCTGCTAAAATACAAACTTTTTCTTGAGCTCCTTCAGCCGGTTCCAGCACCCTGGCAGCTGCGGATCTCGCCCGTGCCCTCTGTTGCTTACTCTGTGCAGCCATGAGGATGATGCTAGAGAGCCATTGGTGGAACTTTGGAGCACCCTTTTGTGCACAAAATTGGTTTCGGCTATCAGCTATGGCAAAGGGAAAAAGAACTAGAATTAGGAAAGTGATTAGAGCATAATTGGACAGCCGGGTCATTTGGAGATGCATTAGAGGAGATTACAgaggttatatatatatgcaaaaaaGCTGATTCAGTTACTATTATGAAGCTTGATGTTCATGTTTTCTATATAGGTTACTTTATACGTGATGGTTCTCATGAGATTAGGCTTTCCTTGATTTGTGCTTGTAGGTGGTTTAGCTTTAACAGATCTTTTTGTTATAACTTTATACAAAAAATCcgatatcaaaattttttgtgcGGGTACATGCATTTGTATAAGTTAGTTCAATTCGGTCGGACTTACAATTCGAACGGATAGATTAATTCGATTAGAACTTGacttatgatttgatttaaataatgttaaataattatcaaaataatatcgtttgaTCAAT
Encoded proteins:
- the LOC123201516 gene encoding 50S ribosomal protein L30-like yields the protein MDAFKAFKACVPIEWSSRLYITLVRGLPGTRRLHRRTLEALRLRKSNRTVVQRNTPSLRGMLQQVKRLVVIETEEMYKARKEKLANHRALHPPLIISHVPISAPKST